A stretch of the Uranotaenia lowii strain MFRU-FL chromosome 3, ASM2978415v1, whole genome shotgun sequence genome encodes the following:
- the LOC129757871 gene encoding putative serine protease F56F10.1, producing MRAIFLIALALVAVVAAGKIPKAKREMTASQKKLMQAFVGLPEIREAEKPSEHVVVENYFTTQVDHFDLQSTDEWAMRYFTIPDFYVPGGPVLIYISGFGPLFPQLLEEGSLIYDMAKDLGGAVFGFETRFYGQNHVGFTEASTENLRLLNTDQVLADLAEFVQYIKRNVVRNDNARVLVAGSNYGGALASWFRVRYPHLAQGAWASSGFTRAIMEFEEFAEAWGESLINLGSQQCYNDIFVAFHVLENLIDAGRTDILNDRFNLCDPIDGEDKMQVEFFFSELMHSLEFFTLLENNVTAFERVCNDITGSDATTSLDALANWFNENFAEPSGCAISRLEDLAEWFRDDGWNDFLVRTGLRQSLYLECTEFGWFRTASSDNQPFGSRIDLDIYAEMCRQVFGDWFSVDSMRSAVVRTNNRYGGDSPAVRNVHYSNGAEDPWRTVSITRPVGPDTSAQLIPRELLSADLWSISEFDSEALQAAKLKIKAEVASFLYPATPYEGVQEA from the exons ATGAGGGCTATATTCTTGATAGCTCTGGCCCTGGTGGCCGTTGTGGCTGCTGGAAAAATTCCCAAAGCGAAACGGGAGATGACAGCCAGTCAAAAAAAGTTGATGCAAGCTTTCGTCGGATTACCGGAAATACGTGAGGCTGAGAAGCCCAGTGAACATGTGGTTGTTGAGAACTACTTCACAACCCAGGTCGACCACTTTGATCTGCAGAGTACCGATGAGTGGGCCATGCGGTACTTCACCATTCCCGATTTCTACGTACCGGGAGGTCCAGTGTTGATCTACATCAGTGGCTTTGGGCCGCTGTTTCCACAGTTACTTGAAGAAGGTTCGTTGATCTATGATATGGCCAAAGATTTGGGCGGAGCTGTATTCGGTTTTGAAACTCGATTCTATGGACAGAATCACGTCGGATTCAC AGAGGCGAGCACGGAAAATCTGCGACTGCTCAATACCGATCAGGTGTTGGCCGATCTTGCCGAATTCGTTCAGTACATCAAACGAAACGTTGTTCGCAATGACAATGCACGAGTTCTGGTTGCTGGTTCGAACTACGGTGGAGCTCTGGCCAGCTGGTTCCGAGTTCGTTACCCACATTTGGCCCAGGGTGCTTGGGCTTCCAGTGGTTTCACGCGAGCTATCATGGAGTTCGAAGAGTTCGCCGAAGCCTGGGGAGAGTCGTTGATCAACTTGGGTAGCCAGCAATGCTACAACGATATCTTTGTTGCCTTCCACGTGTTGGAGAATCTGATTGATGCTGGACGTACTGATATTTTGAATGACCGATTCAACCTTTGCGATCCGATCGACGGTGAAGACAAAATGCAGGTCGAGTTCTTCTTCAGCGAACTGATGCACTCTCTCGAGTTCTTTACTCTCCTGGAAAATAA TGTGACTGCATTCGAACGAGTTTGCAACGACATAACTGGATCCGATGCTACGACCTCATTGGACGCCTTAGCTAACTGGTTCAATGAAAACTTCGCCGAACCATCAGGTTGCGCCATCAGTCGATTGGAAGATCTCGCCGAGTGGTTCCGTGATGATGGTTGGAACGATTTCCTCGTTAGGACGGGTTTGCGTCAAAGTCTGTATCTGGAGTGCACCGAATTCGGATGGTTCCGTACGGCCTCATCGGACAATCAACCCTTCGGCAGTCGCATCGATTTGGACATTTATGCTGAAATGTGTCGGCAGGTCTTCGGCGATTGGTTCTCGGTAGACTCGATGCGAAGTGCAGTTGTTCGGACCAACAACCGTTATGGAGGAGATTCTCCGGCCGTGCGCAATGTTCATTACTCGAACGGTGCTGAAGACCCTTGGCGAACGGTTTCGATTACACGGCCCGTTGGACCAGACACCTCGGCCCAGTTGATCCCGCGAGAGCTGCTGAGTGCGGATCTGTGGTCTATTTCCGAGTTCGATTCCGAGGCACTTCAGGCGGCGAAACTTAAAATTAAGGCTGAAGTAGCGTCCTTCTTGTACCCGGCTACTCCTTATGAGGGCGTTCAGGAAGCTTAG